The following are encoded in a window of Halalkalicoccus jeotgali B3 genomic DNA:
- a CDS encoding type IV secretory system conjugative DNA transfer family protein gives MVVETLLPVAAVGSTAGLAYAAKRKVYPAMPTPDEDTFVLPIKVTSADAEDINSWFVRGMRIPRRSLLTLGASGAGKSETLKHFVDQLQNEPNEPVVVYDHKTDYQEFLEERGVDMIRLSSGGSTGGDGSEIAWNIFEEIEHEEDADELARALFPEQNGDFWNAAGRQLFAATLKYIRREVVGPDNADLVRYWERTVPEKMHEKLTRDGHEDLAAAASAINPETERQAGSVFATAQQQVTDLFVGDFAKSGEFSIREYMQNPDGRVLVLDYPTRQSGTIAPVFRYLIDQAIMHGMDDPGRSAYYLLDEIEHLDATIKRLGELINVGRGVNCQAILSLQSIAQLEDTYGKERAHALLSGMVTVIGLRTADEESVDFLRETIGTSFEQYTRNAGSDRTPRENEEKEEYQFAKGDLRNFDPGEAVICRQGSGWVHGQIQLLEE, from the coding sequence ATGGTGGTCGAGACCCTTCTTCCGGTGGCCGCTGTTGGTAGCACGGCTGGGCTCGCATACGCCGCAAAGCGGAAAGTGTACCCGGCCATGCCGACGCCCGATGAAGACACATTCGTCCTCCCGATCAAGGTCACATCTGCCGACGCCGAGGATATCAACAGCTGGTTTGTCAGAGGCATGCGGATCCCCAGGCGGTCACTCCTCACACTCGGTGCCAGTGGGGCAGGGAAGAGCGAGACGCTGAAACACTTCGTCGATCAGCTCCAGAACGAGCCAAACGAGCCCGTCGTCGTCTACGATCACAAAACGGACTATCAGGAGTTCCTTGAGGAGCGAGGGGTGGACATGATCCGACTCTCATCCGGGGGTTCGACCGGGGGAGATGGGTCCGAAATCGCGTGGAATATCTTTGAGGAAATCGAGCACGAGGAGGATGCCGATGAACTCGCGCGAGCACTGTTCCCCGAGCAGAACGGGGACTTCTGGAATGCCGCTGGTCGGCAACTGTTCGCGGCGACTCTCAAGTACATCCGCCGGGAGGTGGTGGGTCCGGATAACGCCGACCTCGTTCGCTACTGGGAACGCACGGTCCCCGAGAAAATGCACGAGAAGCTGACGAGAGACGGCCACGAGGACCTCGCGGCTGCCGCAAGCGCGATTAACCCCGAGACGGAACGCCAGGCCGGCTCCGTGTTCGCGACCGCCCAGCAGCAGGTCACGGACCTCTTCGTCGGTGACTTCGCCAAGAGCGGCGAGTTCTCGATCCGCGAGTACATGCAGAACCCGGACGGCCGGGTCTTAGTACTCGACTACCCGACACGACAGTCCGGCACGATCGCGCCCGTGTTCCGCTACCTGATTGACCAGGCCATCATGCACGGGATGGACGATCCTGGTCGATCGGCGTACTACCTACTCGACGAGATCGAACACCTGGACGCGACGATCAAGCGCCTCGGTGAGCTGATCAACGTCGGTCGAGGCGTCAACTGCCAAGCGATCCTCTCGCTCCAGTCGATCGCCCAGCTCGAGGACACCTACGGAAAGGAACGAGCGCATGCGCTGCTGTCGGGCATGGTCACGGTAATTGGTCTTCGGACGGCCGACGAGGAAAGCGTGGACTTTCTCCGCGAGACAATTGGGACGTCCTTTGAGCAGTATACTCGCAACGCGGGGAGTGATCGGACGCCACGCGAAAACGAGGAGAAAGAAGAGTATCAGTTCGCGAAGGGCGACCTCCGGAACTTCGACCCTGGTGAAGCGGTGATCTGCCGGCAGGGTAGTGGATGGGTTCACGGCCAGATCCAGTTGCTCGAGGAGTGA
- a CDS encoding ribbon-helix-helix protein, CopG family codes for MNPTTLRLSESTLDTLADEADERGLSRSEYIREIIRERHEDDRLHDRLRADYERQITDYEEKIRDYEEQIRDYEERITDLETENERIHNEKRLILEQREENTELVEYVEEQRELTQYQERRQRLLDEANILRRWKWKLTGVPVDRKDE; via the coding sequence ATGAATCCGACTACACTCCGGCTCTCAGAGAGTACACTCGATACTCTCGCAGATGAAGCCGATGAGAGAGGATTGTCACGATCTGAGTACATTCGTGAAATTATTCGTGAGCGCCATGAAGACGACCGACTACATGATCGACTACGTGCTGACTACGAACGCCAGATCACTGACTACGAAGAGAAGATCCGCGACTACGAAGAGCAAATTCGTGACTACGAGGAACGGATCACGGATCTAGAAACGGAAAACGAACGGATCCACAATGAGAAGCGGCTCATCCTTGAGCAACGCGAGGAGAATACCGAGCTTGTCGAATATGTTGAGGAACAGCGTGAACTCACACAGTATCAGGAACGCCGACAGCGGCTGCTTGATGAGGCAAATATTCTTCGGCGGTGGAAATGGAAGCTCACTGGCGTCCCTGTCGACCGTAAAGACGAGTAG
- a CDS encoding transposase produces the protein MTSDPSAVAQSIVVHAETLCEREDHLWDVICQLSIPVDDLEDARDQNRVDFETDEMFRTLLFKGIRGISQNELAQQLGRKPTLVKSFHFDITDLKKTPTQQQLSYTHAQFSEDTQEVLNRTVAGVRQVALDNDVVTEALVPSVPTETEEEVSQSTSEYKKEKAQKTLTLARKHVIPEFDTHRAAHKTYSDEVMLDMFASICANNGSAHSEAEYGWLTDDDLTCDDSTFLRAIKKIATPEDSDDQLTFEDFEDDDSMPEIDQIRDAVMTAFNAATENIINSIRGDDPFDSRETVAAIDITHEQFHVWPWEDKEAGVAKPDYPKMVSGYKKDGEYERGYKYATITLVGDHAPIVLGIEPVKEDSTWERDCSPSYSKADLVSRLLDRAEQFVDLDMVMFDRGFYANRVYADVDERGLTYLSPVPTYEDDLAAIQDIQKHPTADAAVKHDVPFGIDGDVHHKAEFLYTPSTSDDADGKYAVFVTNQDHVEPEEIASVVNGYSRRWDIENQYKSIKDFLPKTSSTDYRLRLCNFALSTLIYNLWRLTDYLIKVALDKPIRSPPVITAKTFVRALGDFLREFG, from the coding sequence ATGACGAGTGACCCGTCGGCGGTCGCCCAGTCAATCGTCGTTCACGCGGAGACGCTCTGTGAGCGTGAAGACCACCTCTGGGATGTCATTTGCCAGCTTTCGATCCCAGTTGACGATCTCGAGGATGCCCGCGACCAGAACCGCGTCGACTTCGAGACCGACGAAATGTTTCGCACGCTCCTGTTCAAAGGAATTCGCGGGATTTCACAGAATGAATTAGCGCAACAGCTCGGTCGGAAGCCAACCCTCGTCAAGAGCTTCCACTTCGATATTACTGACCTCAAGAAGACGCCGACCCAACAGCAACTCTCGTACACGCACGCACAATTCAGCGAGGACACCCAAGAAGTCCTCAACCGGACTGTAGCTGGCGTCCGGCAAGTTGCGCTCGACAATGATGTCGTCACAGAAGCTCTTGTGCCGTCCGTCCCAACTGAAACCGAGGAAGAGGTGTCACAGAGCACGAGCGAGTACAAGAAGGAGAAAGCCCAGAAGACGCTGACGCTCGCTCGCAAACACGTTATCCCCGAATTCGACACGCACCGAGCAGCCCACAAGACGTACTCCGACGAGGTAATGCTGGATATGTTCGCGAGTATTTGTGCGAACAACGGGAGTGCTCATTCGGAAGCCGAGTACGGCTGGCTCACTGACGACGACCTCACCTGCGACGACTCAACGTTCCTGCGGGCAATCAAGAAAATCGCGACACCCGAAGACTCGGACGACCAGCTCACGTTCGAGGATTTCGAGGATGATGATTCGATGCCCGAGATCGACCAGATTCGAGACGCGGTTATGACGGCATTCAACGCCGCCACGGAGAACATCATCAACTCAATTCGTGGCGACGATCCCTTCGACTCACGGGAGACCGTTGCAGCCATCGACATCACCCACGAGCAGTTCCACGTCTGGCCGTGGGAAGACAAAGAAGCGGGAGTTGCGAAGCCGGACTACCCGAAGATGGTGAGTGGCTACAAAAAGGACGGCGAGTACGAACGCGGCTACAAGTACGCGACGATCACGCTAGTGGGGGATCACGCACCAATCGTCCTCGGTATTGAACCGGTCAAAGAAGACTCTACGTGGGAGCGCGACTGTTCGCCGTCGTACTCGAAAGCTGACCTGGTGAGTCGATTGCTCGACCGAGCGGAGCAGTTCGTCGACCTGGACATGGTGATGTTCGACCGTGGGTTCTACGCCAATCGCGTGTACGCAGATGTCGACGAGCGTGGGCTCACGTATCTCTCTCCAGTACCGACGTACGAGGATGACTTGGCAGCAATTCAGGACATTCAGAAGCATCCGACGGCGGACGCAGCTGTCAAGCACGACGTCCCGTTCGGAATTGATGGCGACGTCCATCACAAGGCGGAGTTCCTCTACACGCCGAGTACGAGCGATGATGCTGACGGGAAGTATGCGGTGTTCGTGACGAACCAGGACCACGTTGAGCCGGAGGAGATTGCGAGCGTGGTGAACGGCTACAGTCGGCGGTGGGACATCGAAAACCAGTACAAGTCAATCAAGGACTTTCTGCCGAAGACGTCGTCGACGGACTACCGGCTTCGGTTGTGTAACTTCGCGCTGTCGACGCTGATCTATAACCTGTGGCGGCTCACAGACTATCTGATCAAGGTCGCGCTCGATAAGCCGATTCGGTCGCCGCCAGTGATTACGGCGAAGACGTTCGTGCGGGCGTTAGGCGACTTTCTCCGGGAGTTCGGGTAA
- a CDS encoding TrkH family potassium uptake protein, translating to MLNVNTRAVGHDTGRIVQAVALMSAVSIIVAVVNGEFYATPAFAVTAVTLGGFGTGLVRWYRDADPPEKRDAMVTAATAWAVIGFLGGLPFLLVAWTIQIDPFPVWMNTPPMDDTTVIFLNPLDAVFESMSGFTGTGLTMAAVEDKLPRSIHWWRSFIEWVGGVGVIVLTVAILHRGGGSSGSYTLYESEARSEKIHPSIVTTVQEIWKIFVGLTIGSIILFLLVGMPLWDAINHGMTGIATGGFSVHGASIGHYDSPLIEYAVVPVMFAGSIAFPIHYLIFKGELRNFYADLQTRWVFIWFTAGSLALAAILYANGQYDTLEHTFRASVFQFVSAVSNTGFGTETIGGGTDRVWDTGATLFMCLGMLTGGAAGSTTSGLKIIRMVTLFKGTAWQIRDVFEPSSAIRYLKIGDRRLSEEQAQREYTEATVVFILWILFLIIGVAVLLRVLSPGHPLEYVIFDVMSAQSNVGLDSGITGPTMPDTAKAMLIINMWVGRLEIIPVAVLLGSIFQRLNLYR from the coding sequence ATGCTGAACGTAAATACGAGGGCTGTCGGACACGACACCGGTCGCATTGTACAGGCCGTTGCCCTGATGTCGGCGGTTTCGATCATCGTGGCAGTCGTTAATGGTGAGTTCTACGCGACGCCTGCGTTTGCTGTCACTGCGGTCACCTTGGGCGGATTCGGAACTGGACTCGTCCGGTGGTACCGGGATGCTGACCCGCCGGAGAAACGCGACGCGATGGTTACCGCGGCCACTGCATGGGCTGTGATCGGTTTTCTCGGTGGACTACCGTTCTTACTCGTCGCCTGGACGATCCAGATCGACCCGTTTCCCGTCTGGATGAACACGCCGCCGATGGACGACACGACGGTCATCTTCCTCAATCCGCTGGACGCGGTCTTCGAAAGTATGAGTGGATTCACCGGGACCGGACTGACGATGGCCGCTGTCGAAGACAAGCTGCCGCGGTCGATCCACTGGTGGCGGTCGTTCATCGAATGGGTCGGCGGCGTCGGCGTGATCGTTCTCACCGTAGCGATTCTCCACCGCGGTGGCGGAAGCAGTGGCTCGTACACACTCTACGAAAGTGAAGCCCGCTCGGAGAAGATCCACCCAAGTATCGTGACGACGGTCCAGGAAATCTGGAAAATCTTCGTCGGACTCACGATCGGGTCGATCATCCTGTTTTTGCTGGTCGGAATGCCGTTGTGGGACGCGATTAACCACGGCATGACGGGGATTGCGACCGGGGGATTCTCTGTCCACGGTGCTTCAATCGGGCACTACGACAGCCCGCTGATCGAGTACGCTGTTGTGCCCGTCATGTTTGCTGGTAGTATCGCATTCCCGATCCACTACCTGATCTTCAAGGGTGAATTGCGGAACTTCTACGCTGACCTGCAAACACGATGGGTGTTCATCTGGTTCACGGCCGGCTCACTCGCGCTGGCGGCGATCCTGTATGCGAACGGCCAGTACGACACGCTCGAACATACGTTCCGAGCGAGCGTCTTCCAGTTCGTTTCGGCGGTCTCGAATACCGGGTTCGGTACCGAGACGATCGGCGGTGGGACCGATCGAGTATGGGATACTGGTGCAACACTCTTCATGTGTCTCGGAATGCTCACCGGTGGAGCGGCTGGATCGACGACCAGTGGGCTCAAAATCATCCGGATGGTTACGCTGTTCAAGGGGACGGCCTGGCAGATACGAGATGTCTTCGAACCGTCGAGCGCAATCCGGTATCTCAAGATCGGTGACCGACGGCTCAGCGAAGAGCAGGCTCAGCGCGAGTACACCGAAGCGACGGTCGTGTTCATCCTCTGGATCTTGTTCCTCATAATCGGTGTTGCCGTGCTCTTGCGCGTGCTGTCACCGGGTCATCCGCTGGAGTACGTTATCTTCGACGTGATGAGTGCACAGAGTAACGTCGGTCTAGACTCCGGGATTACAGGCCCGACAATGCCCGACACTGCCAAGGCGATGTTGATAATCAACATGTGGGTCGGGCGGCTCGAAATCATTCCAGTTGCGGTACTGCTTGGCTCGATTTTCCAGCGACTCAATCTGTACCGGTGA
- a CDS encoding universal stress protein produces MSDDSEPPDVRITVPRDTSDSDDNSYLRSGPRIQTPDYLVVVPVTGTLLDTYTGINVRRFLRTAVALAADNDGRVLLVGMEAVQDESALEPVREYVQSEDPAASDKPKVVEAIEDRQTQLAEMADVAQELDPGVSVTASVRAVSDITSGILSVVNGGNETAVLLLRGTGLDEGWLLNRSTVDTILAEAECDVFVENMGVKSGENTLYVPDIEGHTVASLAESEAETIDSILLPVGAGPHAALAAEAARAVARHANASVTVLHVISPDASAEATGEGEDLLKFADYVLGSDVTTETELKTASDTADVIVQQAKDHDFVSIGAPEQKSRLKKIVYESVQETVSELNEATVLMSRDSDRTARSLYYRWKRGIEAIEDDDNDKN; encoded by the coding sequence ATGTCAGACGACTCTGAGCCTCCAGACGTTCGAATCACCGTTCCACGCGACACGTCCGACTCGGATGATAACTCGTATCTCCGCAGTGGCCCGCGGATTCAGACACCCGATTATCTCGTCGTTGTTCCAGTCACCGGGACGCTGCTCGATACGTACACGGGGATCAACGTCCGGCGGTTTCTCCGAACAGCGGTTGCGCTCGCGGCGGACAACGACGGCCGGGTACTCTTGGTCGGGATGGAGGCTGTTCAGGACGAGTCTGCACTCGAACCCGTTCGAGAGTACGTTCAATCAGAAGACCCGGCGGCATCTGATAAACCGAAGGTGGTTGAGGCCATCGAGGACCGGCAAACACAGTTAGCTGAGATGGCCGACGTGGCGCAAGAACTTGATCCGGGCGTTTCGGTTACTGCAAGCGTTCGTGCTGTATCGGACATCACGAGCGGAATCCTCAGCGTCGTCAACGGCGGGAACGAGACGGCTGTCTTGTTGCTACGTGGGACCGGACTTGACGAGGGCTGGTTACTCAATCGGAGCACGGTCGATACGATCTTGGCTGAGGCCGAGTGTGACGTGTTCGTCGAAAACATGGGCGTTAAAAGTGGAGAGAATACGCTATACGTTCCGGATATCGAAGGACACACTGTCGCCTCTCTCGCCGAATCTGAGGCAGAGACAATAGATTCAATACTGTTACCTGTTGGGGCAGGACCACACGCTGCTCTTGCTGCAGAAGCAGCGCGCGCAGTAGCACGCCATGCTAATGCATCAGTTACCGTTCTTCACGTTATCTCACCTGATGCATCTGCAGAAGCGACAGGTGAAGGTGAAGACCTGCTGAAGTTCGCCGACTACGTCCTCGGTTCCGATGTGACGACCGAAACGGAACTGAAAACAGCTTCTGATACAGCCGATGTTATCGTGCAGCAAGCGAAGGACCACGATTTTGTATCGATCGGGGCTCCGGAACAGAAATCTCGGTTGAAGAAGATCGTCTATGAATCGGTACAAGAAACCGTTTCAGAGCTTAATGAGGCGACCGTTCTTATGTCACGTGACAGTGACCGAACTGCGCGTTCGCTGTACTACCGTTGGAAACGAGGCATCGAAGCTATAGAGGATGATGATAACGATAAAAACTGA
- a CDS encoding potassium channel family protein → MYVIIIGAGRTGRTVIDLATQDDHEVVVIERDTEIAEEVSATYDCMVINADAASKDIMLEAGVEEADALISTTESDSVNLMVTMFGKQYEVETLVSSINDPAHMELFEDLGVNIVESPHQLNGQYLYRAVQHPAIQDFMPIAGEAEIFEATVEDGAPIAGLSLIDADREDLLPEETIIVAIVRDDELHIPKGETEIEPGDVVTIFAGNGADRQITDIFTRT, encoded by the coding sequence ATGTACGTAATCATCATCGGCGCAGGCCGTACCGGACGCACAGTCATCGACCTCGCAACCCAAGACGACCACGAGGTGGTCGTCATCGAACGCGACACGGAGATCGCAGAGGAGGTGAGTGCAACCTACGACTGTATGGTCATCAATGCGGATGCAGCGTCGAAAGACATCATGCTCGAAGCCGGTGTCGAGGAAGCGGATGCGCTCATCTCGACGACGGAGAGCGATTCGGTGAACCTCATGGTTACCATGTTCGGGAAGCAGTACGAGGTCGAGACGCTCGTGAGTTCGATCAACGACCCTGCCCACATGGAATTATTCGAGGACCTCGGTGTGAACATCGTCGAAAGCCCGCACCAACTCAACGGTCAGTACCTCTATCGGGCCGTCCAACACCCTGCGATTCAGGACTTCATGCCGATCGCCGGTGAAGCCGAAATCTTCGAGGCCACGGTCGAAGATGGCGCTCCGATCGCGGGTCTCAGCCTGATCGACGCTGACAGGGAAGATCTGTTGCCAGAGGAGACGATTATCGTCGCTATCGTTCGAGACGATGAACTACACATCCCAAAGGGCGAGACTGAGATCGAGCCGGGCGATGTCGTGACGATTTTCGCCGGGAACGGTGCAGACAGACAGATAACAGACATCTTCACGAGGACCTAG
- a CDS encoding TrkH family potassium uptake protein, translated as MLVPLIVSLLYQEWYSALAFLIAAGVTAIAGGAMYKLCEDAPEPQRHHAMIVAALGWLATAAFGAIPFVIAAYITPSAVLESFVPAGASYQSSLLNFQNPLHAFFESMSGYTTTGLTMSVHEPSVGHGFLWYRSQMQWVGGAGMIVLSLAILRQPHGIAGISLYQSEGRSEKLRPSIAGTARAIWKIYVGITALVAVYLAVATFIVLPGYGIEQTIFDALNHAMTGQSTGGFSTLDNSIAGYNSYAMDIVHIPAMITGAISIPVYYAAASERDIREFTRDPQVRALFGLFIVGVVGLTAFLARWVGVPYNGDPLGYVGRVATSQAFREGLFQFISAQTTTGWQTSAIGDWNNGAVMFIVFGAMLLGGSAGATVGGIKILRGYIVARGISWEVSRVFLPDHAIDDLRIGQRIFKADEANDEIRAAGTMAAAYLIVLALSLFVLLAVLPSEFTLADAIFEVATAQGTVGLSSGITGPGMPVIAEILFIIQMWMGRLEIIPVLVLITSLFRR; from the coding sequence ATGCTAGTCCCGCTAATTGTCTCGCTGCTGTACCAGGAGTGGTACAGTGCGTTAGCTTTCCTGATTGCTGCAGGAGTCACTGCGATCGCTGGTGGGGCCATGTACAAGCTCTGTGAAGACGCCCCCGAGCCGCAACGCCACCACGCGATGATCGTCGCGGCACTCGGGTGGCTCGCTACGGCTGCGTTCGGTGCCATCCCGTTTGTCATCGCGGCGTACATCACACCATCGGCCGTGCTCGAATCCTTCGTGCCGGCGGGGGCGAGCTATCAATCGAGCCTTCTCAACTTCCAGAACCCACTCCATGCGTTCTTCGAGAGTATGAGCGGGTACACGACCACGGGCCTGACGATGAGCGTCCACGAACCGTCAGTAGGCCACGGATTCCTCTGGTATCGCTCACAGATGCAGTGGGTCGGTGGCGCGGGGATGATCGTACTCTCGCTTGCGATTCTTCGACAACCACACGGGATCGCAGGCATCTCGCTTTACCAGTCGGAAGGGCGGAGCGAGAAGCTACGACCGAGTATCGCGGGCACTGCGCGTGCGATCTGGAAGATATACGTCGGTATCACCGCATTGGTGGCCGTCTACCTCGCTGTAGCGACGTTCATTGTCCTTCCCGGCTACGGTATCGAACAGACGATCTTCGACGCGCTCAACCACGCGATGACCGGCCAGTCCACCGGCGGGTTCAGCACGCTCGACAACTCCATCGCGGGCTACAACTCCTATGCGATGGATATCGTCCATATCCCCGCGATGATCACCGGAGCGATCTCGATCCCGGTATACTACGCTGCGGCCTCCGAGCGTGACATCCGGGAGTTCACGCGTGATCCGCAGGTCAGAGCGCTGTTCGGCCTGTTCATCGTCGGTGTGGTCGGTCTGACGGCGTTTCTCGCACGGTGGGTCGGCGTCCCGTACAACGGCGACCCGCTTGGGTACGTCGGCAGGGTGGCGACCAGTCAGGCGTTCCGCGAGGGGCTCTTCCAGTTCATCAGTGCGCAGACAACCACCGGCTGGCAGACGTCTGCGATCGGCGACTGGAACAACGGCGCGGTCATGTTCATCGTCTTTGGGGCGATGTTGCTCGGCGGGTCTGCAGGAGCGACGGTCGGGGGGATCAAGATCCTGCGTGGCTACATCGTCGCTCGCGGGATCAGTTGGGAGGTCTCACGGGTGTTTCTCCCCGACCATGCCATCGACGACCTGCGGATCGGACAGCGGATATTCAAGGCCGATGAGGCCAACGACGAAATTCGCGCCGCGGGGACGATGGCGGCTGCCTACCTCATCGTGCTGGCACTGTCACTGTTCGTGCTGTTGGCTGTCCTCCCATCGGAGTTCACGCTCGCGGACGCGATCTTCGAGGTAGCGACCGCACAGGGGACTGTCGGACTGTCGTCAGGGATTACCGGTCCAGGTATGCCGGTCATCGCGGAGATACTGTTCATCATCCAGATGTGGATGGGACGGCTCGAAATAATCCCCGTACTCGTCCTGATTACTAGTCTCTTCAGGAGGTGA
- a CDS encoding potassium channel family protein — MYIIIVGAGDIGTPLIDIATRSGNEVVVIERDKQRADAVASEYDCLVLNADATLKDTLNDAGAERADGIISTTDQDATNVMVALLAQELEIPAIVSVVHNPEHMNLFRQIGVNTIENPQQLIAGHLYRAVARPAIVDYMRIGEEAEVFEITVTEDAPIAGKTLTEAGEEGLLSDDILIVAVGRESEEKPLTPRGNTRIKANDLLTVYSGSGADPEITDIFGHYEDRTI; from the coding sequence ATGTACATCATCATCGTTGGAGCAGGCGACATCGGAACGCCACTGATCGACATCGCAACTCGGTCCGGAAACGAAGTCGTGGTCATCGAGAGAGACAAACAAAGAGCTGACGCGGTCGCCAGCGAGTACGACTGTTTAGTACTCAATGCGGATGCAACCCTGAAAGATACGCTCAACGATGCCGGGGCTGAACGGGCAGACGGCATCATTTCGACGACCGACCAGGACGCGACGAACGTGATGGTCGCGTTGCTCGCACAGGAACTCGAAATTCCCGCCATCGTTTCAGTCGTCCACAACCCCGAGCATATGAACCTGTTTCGGCAGATTGGGGTCAACACGATCGAAAATCCGCAACAGCTCATCGCCGGGCACCTCTACCGGGCAGTTGCCAGGCCAGCTATCGTCGATTACATGCGTATCGGCGAGGAGGCTGAAGTCTTCGAAATAACGGTCACAGAGGACGCACCGATCGCTGGAAAGACACTCACCGAAGCAGGTGAAGAGGGTCTGCTTTCGGACGATATCTTGATCGTGGCTGTCGGACGTGAGAGCGAAGAAAAGCCACTGACTCCACGAGGGAATACCCGAATCAAGGCGAACGATCTATTGACGGTCTATTCTGGTTCTGGAGCAGATCCAGAGATCACGGACATCTTCGGCCATTACGAAGATCGAACGATCTGA
- a CDS encoding universal stress protein has translation MTESFFRQVVVPVANPDDAEATAATLVPYVEGTDSTVIAVHVIEKAGGAPDKASVEQREQWAQDMFAAISDGLSDTGIALETKILYGTDIASTVIDAAHELDASAIAFTPRGGSRWRKLLTGDVTHNLVNKTDVPILVLSDGEVNEQ, from the coding sequence ATGACGGAGTCATTCTTCAGACAAGTGGTCGTTCCCGTCGCAAACCCCGATGACGCCGAAGCGACAGCTGCCACGCTCGTCCCGTACGTCGAGGGGACGGACTCCACAGTGATTGCGGTCCACGTCATCGAGAAAGCGGGTGGAGCGCCTGATAAAGCCTCTGTGGAGCAGCGTGAACAGTGGGCGCAGGACATGTTCGCCGCTATTTCCGATGGCCTCTCCGATACCGGGATTGCCCTCGAAACAAAGATCCTCTACGGAACTGATATCGCCTCAACGGTCATCGATGCGGCTCACGAGCTTGATGCAAGTGCCATCGCGTTCACTCCCCGTGGCGGGAGTCGCTGGCGGAAATTGTTGACTGGTGACGTGACCCACAATCTCGTCAACAAGACCGACGTGCCGATTCTGGTTCTCAGCGACGGTGAGGTGAACGAACAATGA
- a CDS encoding winged helix-turn-helix transcriptional regulator, with translation MGYHIDEIDKRILYYLALDARNTSTSDIADEMEVTAATIRNRINQLEEEGILRGYLADIHYKAINGLVTYQLRCTASIPDRSRLAQAAREISGVITVRELMAGSANLVVTVVGSDTAHINQAAGELADLGLEIEEENVIEGEYHTPYNPFGPENVPKGPSLTDFMSLAGDAEVVEFTVSEGAEVAGLTIEQAVEEGLLADEMLVVGIEREGDVLTPKGETTIQKGDVISLFSKTGLEKDALQVFGTQ, from the coding sequence ATGGGCTACCACATTGATGAGATCGACAAACGCATCCTCTATTATTTAGCACTGGACGCACGGAACACCTCCACATCAGATATCGCTGACGAAATGGAAGTGACTGCGGCGACCATCCGAAACCGGATCAACCAGCTCGAAGAAGAGGGGATCCTTCGAGGGTACCTTGCCGACATTCATTATAAGGCTATCAACGGACTTGTCACCTATCAGCTCCGGTGTACAGCGTCCATCCCGGATCGGTCCCGACTCGCTCAGGCGGCCCGGGAAATTTCCGGAGTCATAACAGTTCGAGAGTTAATGGCGGGGTCTGCGAATCTGGTAGTTACGGTTGTCGGGTCAGACACCGCGCACATCAACCAAGCTGCGGGAGAACTCGCCGATCTGGGGTTAGAAATTGAGGAAGAAAACGTTATCGAAGGCGAGTACCACACTCCATACAATCCGTTTGGTCCGGAAAACGTGCCGAAGGGGCCGTCATTAACGGATTTCATGAGTCTTGCCGGGGACGCGGAAGTCGTGGAGTTTACTGTCTCGGAGGGAGCCGAAGTCGCCGGGCTGACCATCGAGCAAGCAGTTGAGGAAGGGTTGTTGGCTGACGAGATGTTAGTCGTTGGTATTGAGCGGGAGGGTGACGTGCTTACGCCAAAGGGGGAAACAACTATTCAGAAGGGAGATGTCATTTCCCTGTTCTCAAAAACAGGGTTAGAGAAAGACGCATTACAAGTGTTTGGTACACAATGA